One window of Chloroflexus aggregans DSM 9485 genomic DNA carries:
- a CDS encoding peptidoglycan-binding domain-containing protein: MKQRWLSWWIALILLASCTSASPTPVPLSTATPSGERPTRTPHPQPITPTAAQPTATPMTNLPAPVYLLQNDQVMRLAPNGQQLTQITYELQPVRELSVANNGTLVYVTENDLIALDGTGRRVVIDAQTISRPRISPDGQRVVYRLDDPTPDLLGTDAPSGVYISELRGGQPRLLQADDPEPVTPDFSKPAWRYIPVSWSPDGQRLLLYAVMQPEIGIPGGEVVIIGPDDRVVRAFSCCEEEIWSVNGDELTVAGGGPDPDLRFGLYRIDVEHGTESPVVARSEAIIPLVRAPQRMADGDIYAFIELVPVQAYQWDYPFRPQMVRVGNDGIITPIRPERLGEPLLNLWNPQARGALVQFAEQANLIWLPTDPTLPIVTTVANGVAAAWTPTADLSIRPCDGFATISPQPANHRQFDPAVADLQGRLATLGFDPGPIDGLFGPTTATAVQAFRIATGLPAGDSIDCVAWQSLLTRSTAQ; the protein is encoded by the coding sequence ATGAAACAACGTTGGTTGAGCTGGTGGATAGCCCTCATCCTCCTCGCGTCCTGCACATCGGCTTCACCCACGCCAGTACCGTTGTCTACGGCTACACCATCGGGAGAGCGGCCAACTCGAACACCTCACCCCCAACCGATCACGCCCACGGCAGCTCAACCAACAGCAACACCGATGACGAATCTACCGGCGCCGGTGTATCTGCTTCAGAACGATCAGGTGATGCGGCTCGCTCCCAACGGTCAACAGCTCACCCAGATCACTTACGAACTACAGCCGGTACGCGAACTGAGCGTTGCGAATAACGGCACCCTCGTCTACGTGACCGAAAACGACTTAATAGCCCTCGACGGTACGGGCCGCCGGGTTGTGATCGATGCACAAACCATTAGCCGCCCGCGGATTTCGCCCGACGGCCAGCGTGTTGTCTACCGTCTGGACGATCCGACACCCGATCTGCTCGGTACAGACGCGCCCAGTGGCGTTTACATCAGCGAGCTACGTGGCGGACAACCACGACTATTACAGGCCGACGATCCCGAACCGGTCACACCGGATTTCTCCAAGCCGGCGTGGCGCTACATACCGGTGTCATGGTCTCCCGATGGTCAGCGGTTGCTATTATACGCCGTGATGCAACCGGAAATTGGCATTCCCGGCGGTGAAGTGGTCATTATCGGGCCAGACGATCGGGTTGTCCGTGCCTTCAGTTGTTGTGAAGAAGAGATATGGAGTGTTAATGGAGACGAATTGACCGTGGCTGGCGGTGGACCCGATCCTGATCTACGTTTCGGTCTGTATCGGATCGATGTCGAGCATGGCACCGAATCGCCGGTAGTAGCAAGGAGTGAGGCGATCATCCCCCTCGTGCGCGCACCACAACGGATGGCGGATGGAGACATCTATGCCTTTATCGAGCTGGTGCCAGTACAAGCGTATCAATGGGATTATCCTTTTCGCCCCCAGATGGTACGTGTCGGCAATGATGGCATCATAACGCCAATACGGCCTGAACGGCTTGGCGAACCGCTGTTGAACTTGTGGAACCCACAAGCACGCGGTGCTTTGGTTCAATTCGCCGAACAAGCGAACCTGATCTGGTTACCAACCGATCCCACCCTACCGATTGTCACAACCGTCGCCAACGGTGTTGCCGCTGCGTGGACACCTACAGCCGACTTGAGCATCCGCCCTTGTGACGGCTTTGCGACCATTTCACCCCAACCCGCCAACCACCGTCAGTTCGATCCGGCGGTTGCCGATCTCCAAGGACGGCTCGCCACTCTCGGCTTCGATCCCGGACCCATTGACGGTCTATTCGGCCCGACTACTGCTACCGCCGTGCAGGCTTTTCGCATTGCTACCGGTTTGCCGGCAGGCGACAGTATTGATTGCGTAGCCTGGCAAAGCCTCTTAACCCGGAGTACTGCTCAATGA
- a CDS encoding nuclease-related domain-containing protein has translation MAVQVWIGEKPEHPQERRAILALAQTLEKLEGLFLILSNFSVGGRSIDLVIIKHDAIVIIELKHCDGRVIGSVNGPWIVEGRNGEQKRLNPGRKNPYNQVISYFHALTNFLNEHRREFLSEQKANTIDFRTCKRLIVIAPRIEEGSQLDLDWKVEVRGLDELPAYLITERSSEIELSEEEMLAIPKLLHCTPWTELNEVVQEQPAESPTPVVLPWHTQLWRTLQTTPGRWSVAFAGFALVLLLFLFLRPPVPIPRADAPLAVLSVGTPSEGSILSFNTTMSVCRWNGYQLIGKRWDAKSQTWQNVAVAEATTGASPDIILALEQVDACGDWIEMTWSVQNNTARPINLPLRNDNIKISDGLGNEYPLSNNDSRPSTITVPPGGQQRGVAVVRRQLAANASLLRITVLDQPFGEASFIIPLQP, from the coding sequence ATGGCCGTTCAAGTCTGGATCGGCGAAAAGCCGGAACATCCGCAGGAACGTCGGGCAATCCTTGCCTTGGCCCAAACCCTCGAAAAACTTGAGGGTCTGTTCCTTATTCTCTCGAACTTCAGTGTGGGTGGTCGCAGTATCGATTTGGTCATTATTAAGCATGATGCAATCGTTATTATCGAGCTGAAACATTGCGATGGACGGGTGATCGGGAGCGTCAACGGTCCATGGATTGTTGAAGGTCGTAACGGTGAACAGAAACGTCTCAACCCCGGTCGCAAAAACCCCTACAATCAGGTTATTTCCTATTTTCACGCCCTCACGAATTTCCTTAACGAACACCGGCGTGAGTTCCTCTCCGAGCAGAAAGCGAATACTATCGACTTTCGTACCTGCAAGCGGCTCATCGTGATTGCACCCCGTATCGAGGAGGGTTCGCAACTCGATCTCGATTGGAAAGTGGAAGTACGCGGTCTCGATGAGTTGCCGGCGTACCTGATTACCGAACGCTCCTCAGAGATTGAGTTGAGTGAAGAGGAGATGTTGGCTATTCCAAAGTTGCTCCACTGCACGCCATGGACCGAGCTGAATGAGGTAGTACAAGAGCAACCGGCCGAATCACCAACACCGGTGGTACTACCGTGGCATACCCAGCTCTGGCGGACGTTGCAGACGACGCCAGGTCGTTGGTCGGTAGCTTTTGCCGGGTTTGCGTTGGTCTTACTCCTCTTCCTTTTCTTGCGACCACCGGTGCCTATCCCACGCGCCGATGCTCCATTGGCGGTCTTGTCGGTTGGGACGCCATCCGAGGGGTCAATCCTCAGCTTCAACACGACAATGAGTGTGTGTCGTTGGAATGGGTATCAGTTAATCGGCAAACGGTGGGATGCCAAGAGTCAGACGTGGCAGAATGTCGCTGTGGCTGAGGCAACAACCGGCGCGTCTCCTGATATTATCTTGGCGCTCGAACAGGTTGACGCCTGTGGTGATTGGATCGAGATGACATGGAGTGTGCAAAACAATACTGCCCGTCCGATTAATTTGCCGTTGCGCAACGATAATATCAAGATTAGTGATGGACTTGGTAATGAGTACCCACTCTCGAACAACGATTCGCGTCCGAGTACGATAACTGTGCCACCTGGGGGGCAGCAGCGTGGTGTAGCGGTCGTGCGTCGGCAGTTGGCAGCTAATGCTAGCCTATTGCGGATTACCGTGCTTGATCAGCCCTTTGGCGAGGCCAGTTTTATCATCCCGTTGCAGCCGTAA
- a CDS encoding ABC transporter permease, which produces MLQYIIRRLLIAIPTLLIISFVIFAVLALAPGDPLAQFALNPAIPESTRELIRIQFGLDQPWPVRYVRWLTSLLRGDWGFSFGTRGPVIDLIWQRLPQTLTVVGSAYLIAVMLAIPIGIISAVKQYSLFDNIATFFAFIGFSVPSFFTGLVLILVFAINLKWFPIVYNTTLQVVDWDTFTQQVRQMVLPVTVLVVQQTAALTRFMRSSMLDNLTLDYVRTARAKGLSDRMVVLRHVLVNSLIPVVTLIALGIPTIFAGAIITENLFRVNGLGALLITSINNSDTPVVMALTFIFAILTVIFNLIADILYGVLDPRVRYS; this is translated from the coding sequence ATGTTGCAATATATCATTCGACGATTGTTAATTGCGATTCCCACCCTCTTAATTATCAGTTTTGTGATCTTTGCTGTCCTTGCACTTGCCCCCGGCGATCCACTAGCCCAATTTGCCCTTAATCCCGCCATTCCCGAATCGACCCGTGAGTTGATCCGCATCCAGTTTGGCCTTGATCAACCATGGCCGGTACGCTACGTGCGTTGGCTGACCTCACTGCTTCGTGGCGATTGGGGGTTCTCGTTTGGGACACGTGGCCCGGTGATTGACCTGATCTGGCAACGTTTACCACAAACCTTAACCGTGGTTGGATCGGCGTATCTCATTGCCGTAATGTTGGCAATCCCGATTGGTATTATCTCAGCGGTGAAACAATATTCGCTTTTTGATAATATAGCTACATTTTTCGCCTTTATTGGGTTTTCAGTACCTTCATTCTTTACCGGTCTAGTATTGATCTTGGTATTTGCGATTAATTTAAAATGGTTTCCTATTGTTTACAATACGACATTACAAGTTGTTGATTGGGATACCTTCACCCAACAGGTACGACAGATGGTGCTACCGGTGACCGTGTTGGTTGTCCAGCAAACAGCAGCTCTCACCCGTTTTATGCGCTCGTCGATGCTCGATAATTTGACGCTCGATTATGTGCGCACAGCGCGTGCGAAAGGCCTCAGTGACCGGATGGTAGTACTGCGTCATGTGCTGGTCAATAGTCTGATCCCAGTAGTGACGTTGATTGCGCTCGGTATTCCAACAATCTTCGCCGGTGCGATCATTACCGAGAATCTGTTCCGGGTTAACGGTCTTGGGGCACTACTGATTACATCAATCAACAATTCCGATACACCGGTTGTAATGGCTTTGACTTTTATCTTTGCGATCCTTACCGTTATCTTTAATCTGATCGCCGATATTCTGTACGGCGTGCTCGATCCGCGTGTCCGCTATTCATAA
- a CDS encoding peptide ABC transporter substrate-binding protein translates to MTLMAVAAMILAACGAGQQQTQPTTAPAAQATTAPQPTAAPQPTAAPQPTAAPQPTAAPTESPAPQKGGKLTILYWQAVTTLNPHLATGTKDFDGATVILEPLARYNEKDELVPFLAAEIPTVENGGVAADGTSVTWKIKPGLKWSDGTDFTVEDIIFTWKYCADPATACTTKAAFDPIANIEKIDDLTIKITWKEPTADPYIAFVGPFGMILQQKQFGNCIGAAASTSAECQAANLAPIGTNAWKLRELRPGDTVIYERNPFFRDADKVFFDEVEIKGGGDATSAARAVCETGEVDFAWNLQIPKAVLEPILAAGKCDAIAGGSFGVERIVVNFANPDPALGDKRSEPDQPHPFLTDPAVRRAIALAIDRKAIAEQLYGPTGEPTCNILVVLAAVNSPNTTCERNVEEAKRLLEEAGWKLNGSVREKNGVKLIVSFQTSINTLRQGEQAIIKSNLAEIGIQVNVKAIDAAVFFGGDAGNPDTLNKFYADLQMYTNGPNSADPQQYLQGWICAEMSSSANQWNGSNDGRYCNPEYDALFEQLKTELDPTRRAQLAIQMNDLLVNDVAVIPLINRRTPNAKLKNLEGPTFNTFDSSIWNIATWRRVP, encoded by the coding sequence ATGACCCTCATGGCAGTAGCGGCAATGATCCTGGCAGCCTGCGGCGCGGGTCAACAGCAGACCCAACCAACTACTGCGCCGGCTGCGCAGGCAACCACTGCCCCGCAGCCAACCGCTGCCCCGCAGCCAACCGCTGCCCCGCAGCCAACCGCTGCCCCGCAGCCAACCGCTGCCCCGACTGAATCACCGGCACCACAGAAGGGTGGCAAACTGACGATTCTCTACTGGCAAGCAGTAACTACCTTGAACCCACACCTTGCCACCGGTACGAAAGACTTCGACGGCGCGACCGTCATCCTTGAGCCGCTTGCCCGCTACAACGAAAAAGACGAGCTGGTACCTTTCCTCGCCGCCGAAATTCCGACCGTTGAGAATGGCGGTGTTGCAGCCGACGGCACCAGCGTGACCTGGAAGATCAAGCCGGGTCTCAAGTGGTCGGACGGCACAGACTTCACAGTTGAAGACATTATCTTCACGTGGAAATACTGCGCCGACCCGGCGACGGCCTGCACGACCAAGGCGGCCTTCGATCCGATTGCTAACATCGAGAAGATCGATGACCTGACGATCAAGATCACGTGGAAAGAGCCGACCGCCGACCCCTACATCGCTTTTGTCGGTCCGTTTGGAATGATCTTACAGCAGAAGCAGTTCGGCAACTGCATCGGTGCAGCAGCCAGCACCAGTGCCGAGTGCCAGGCGGCTAACCTTGCCCCTATCGGTACCAATGCGTGGAAGCTGCGTGAGCTCCGCCCCGGCGATACCGTCATCTACGAGCGCAACCCCTTCTTCCGCGACGCCGATAAGGTCTTCTTCGACGAAGTCGAGATCAAGGGTGGTGGTGATGCTACCTCGGCGGCACGTGCAGTCTGCGAGACCGGTGAGGTCGACTTTGCCTGGAACTTGCAGATTCCCAAGGCGGTGCTCGAACCGATCTTAGCTGCCGGGAAGTGCGATGCGATTGCCGGTGGTTCGTTTGGCGTTGAGCGCATTGTAGTCAACTTCGCCAACCCGGACCCCGCCTTGGGAGACAAGCGCAGCGAGCCTGATCAGCCCCACCCGTTCTTGACCGACCCCGCAGTACGGCGAGCAATCGCGCTGGCAATCGACCGCAAGGCGATCGCCGAGCAGCTCTACGGTCCGACCGGCGAACCGACGTGTAACATTCTGGTGGTGCTGGCAGCCGTTAACTCGCCCAATACTACTTGCGAGCGCAATGTTGAGGAAGCCAAGCGGCTCCTTGAGGAAGCCGGTTGGAAGCTCAATGGGTCGGTACGCGAGAAGAATGGCGTGAAGTTGATCGTCAGCTTCCAGACCAGCATCAACACCCTGCGGCAAGGTGAGCAGGCGATCATCAAGTCGAATCTGGCCGAGATCGGCATCCAGGTCAACGTTAAAGCAATCGATGCTGCCGTCTTCTTTGGTGGTGATGCCGGTAATCCTGATACGCTGAACAAGTTCTACGCCGACCTGCAAATGTACACCAACGGCCCCAACTCGGCCGACCCACAGCAGTATCTGCAAGGCTGGATTTGTGCCGAGATGTCATCGTCGGCCAACCAGTGGAATGGCAGCAATGATGGTCGGTACTGCAACCCTGAATACGACGCGCTCTTTGAGCAGTTGAAGACTGAGCTTGATCCGACACGCCGCGCACAACTGGCGATCCAGATGAATGATCTGCTGGTAAACGATGTGGCAGTGATCCCGTTGATCAATCGCCGCACACCCAACGCGAAGCTGAAGAATCTCGAAGGTCCAACCTTCAACACGTTCGACAGCAGCATTTGGAATATTGCAACGTGGCGGCGCGTACCGTAA
- a CDS encoding phospholipase D-like domain-containing protein: MARKPSSRAQPRLNRIQIIILFLTLLIGFLVTAGIIDLRRFGLDPTTFGIETPPQPDRSGEITVYFTTPYLVYPDVPRNRVTPPFLQDILQDIANARQSIDLATFEYTLPPLAEALATAHRRGVKVRAALDRESLEDPVDAKFAGILEDAGIPISWEDTQAFLHSKFIIIDNQIVWTGSWNATINDTYRNNNNLLRITIPSLVENYRVEFAEMAAGRFGNSKQAVTPFSRITTPQATIENYFTPRERPASRIVELINGARRSVRFMAFAFTNDEIAGAMITRRQAGVTVQGVFERRNAGGSGSEFALLRDNGVEVLEDGNCYTMHHKVIIIDDRIVITGSYNFTARAERTNDENLLIIDDPVLAAAYLTEFERVFTQAQNPLRCQS; this comes from the coding sequence ATGGCGCGCAAGCCATCGTCACGTGCTCAACCACGTCTCAACCGCATTCAGATTATCATCTTGTTTCTCACGCTGCTGATCGGGTTTCTGGTCACTGCCGGCATTATCGACTTACGGCGATTTGGGCTTGACCCAACCACGTTTGGGATTGAGACACCACCTCAACCTGATAGAAGCGGCGAGATTACCGTGTATTTTACCACCCCATACCTCGTATACCCCGATGTGCCGCGAAACCGTGTCACACCACCATTTTTGCAAGATATTTTGCAAGACATAGCGAATGCACGTCAAAGTATCGATCTGGCAACGTTTGAATATACCTTGCCGCCATTGGCCGAAGCCCTCGCGACGGCGCACCGTCGTGGTGTGAAAGTACGGGCAGCGCTCGATCGTGAGAGCCTTGAAGATCCGGTTGATGCGAAATTCGCCGGTATTCTTGAAGATGCCGGTATTCCCATTAGCTGGGAAGATACACAAGCGTTTCTCCATAGCAAATTCATTATTATCGATAACCAAATCGTTTGGACCGGCTCATGGAATGCGACTATCAACGATACGTATCGCAACAATAATAATCTGTTGCGGATTACAATACCTTCCCTTGTTGAGAATTATCGTGTCGAGTTTGCCGAGATGGCAGCGGGGCGGTTCGGTAATAGTAAACAGGCAGTTACACCCTTTTCACGTATTACCACACCACAAGCAACCATCGAAAACTATTTTACGCCACGCGAACGACCGGCTTCCCGCATTGTGGAGCTGATCAACGGCGCTCGCCGGTCGGTGCGTTTTATGGCCTTTGCATTTACCAATGACGAGATTGCCGGTGCGATGATTACCCGCCGGCAGGCAGGGGTCACGGTACAGGGCGTGTTTGAACGGCGTAACGCCGGTGGTAGCGGTTCTGAGTTTGCCCTTCTCCGTGACAATGGTGTCGAAGTACTCGAAGACGGAAACTGTTACACGATGCACCACAAGGTGATCATCATCGATGACCGAATTGTGATCACCGGTTCCTATAACTTCACAGCCCGCGCCGAACGCACGAACGACGAGAACTTGCTGATCATCGACGATCCGGTGCTCGCCGCAGCCTACCTGACCGAGTTCGAGCGTGTGTTTACCCAGGCCCAGAACCCGCTGCGCTGCCAATCGTGA
- a CDS encoding ABC transporter permease — protein sequence MSEIEMNSAVGLTPSARAQQMTSRLQAKPRTLLSDAWRRFRKHRLAMLGVLVLLTLALVSFIGPYIYVPRLAAQLEAIGSPFLQDRVDLQTAIDHLDFLNILSAPSAIHPFGTDDLGRDLLVRALYGGRVSLLVGLTAMAIAISLGTIIGATAGFFGGVVDQILMRITDLFLSLPVIPLTLLVVYLFRDPVIQAMGSPEAGIFTIVVTVIGCLAWMSTARIVRASFLSLKEKEFVEAAIALGVSRPAIMFRHILPNAIGPIIVAATLEVGSAIITESTLSFLGVGFPPDTPTWGRLVTDGSQYLQAAPWLALFPGGLIFLTVLSINFVGDGLRDALDPRSRL from the coding sequence ATGTCTGAAATAGAAATGAACAGTGCGGTTGGGCTGACACCAAGCGCTCGCGCACAACAGATGACGAGTCGACTACAGGCTAAGCCGCGCACGCTGCTGAGCGATGCATGGCGACGCTTTCGTAAGCACCGATTGGCTATGCTCGGTGTGCTCGTCCTCCTGACGCTCGCTTTGGTATCGTTCATTGGGCCATACATATATGTCCCACGCTTGGCTGCCCAGCTTGAAGCTATCGGCTCGCCGTTTCTCCAAGATCGGGTTGATTTGCAAACGGCCATCGATCACCTCGACTTTCTCAATATTCTCTCTGCACCTAGTGCCATTCACCCCTTCGGAACCGATGATCTCGGTCGCGATTTGCTCGTCCGTGCTCTGTACGGGGGCAGAGTGTCGCTGCTGGTTGGTCTAACGGCAATGGCAATTGCCATCTCGCTAGGCACGATTATCGGTGCTACGGCGGGGTTCTTTGGCGGGGTTGTCGATCAGATTCTGATGCGAATCACCGATCTGTTTCTCTCCTTGCCGGTTATTCCGCTCACCTTGCTGGTCGTGTATCTGTTCCGCGACCCGGTGATTCAAGCGATGGGTTCGCCCGAAGCCGGTATCTTCACCATCGTAGTAACGGTGATCGGGTGTCTAGCATGGATGAGTACGGCCCGTATCGTGCGCGCTTCGTTCCTCTCACTCAAAGAGAAGGAGTTTGTCGAAGCGGCAATCGCACTCGGTGTAAGCCGCCCGGCGATTATGTTTCGGCATATCCTGCCCAACGCGATTGGCCCGATTATCGTGGCGGCAACCCTCGAAGTCGGTAGTGCGATTATTACCGAATCAACCCTCTCGTTTCTTGGCGTTGGCTTTCCACCCGATACACCGACATGGGGCCGGTTGGTGACGGACGGCAGCCAATATTTGCAGGCCGCCCCATGGTTGGCACTCTTTCCCGGTGGTTTGATCTTCTTGACCGTGCTGAGTATTAACTTTGTCGGCGATGGCCTGCGTGATGCACTCGATCCGCGTTCGCGCCTCTGA
- a CDS encoding endonuclease III domain-containing protein, translated as MTVTQFPIEHVLDTLERELTKYTPPLIDQMGEVSQTPFRILIATILSLRTKDTLTAVVAPRLFAVADTPAAMLALGVDRIAELIYPVGFYRVKARQIAAICQILLEKYNGEVPSDLDELLKLPGVGRKTANLVITAGFGLPGICVDVHVHRICNRWGYVQTRTPEETEMALRAKLPQRYWIPINRLLVTLGQNICHPTSPRCSICPIRDLCPRIGVTRRR; from the coding sequence GTGACAGTGACACAGTTTCCGATTGAGCACGTATTGGACACTCTCGAACGTGAATTGACCAAATACACACCCCCGTTGATCGATCAGATGGGTGAGGTCAGTCAAACGCCATTCCGGATTTTAATCGCGACTATTCTGAGTCTACGCACAAAAGATACGCTTACCGCAGTCGTAGCCCCCCGCTTATTCGCAGTTGCCGATACACCGGCAGCAATGCTCGCGCTGGGCGTTGATCGGATCGCCGAACTGATCTACCCGGTCGGGTTTTACCGCGTCAAAGCCCGGCAAATTGCTGCCATCTGCCAAATCCTCCTTGAAAAGTACAACGGTGAAGTGCCGTCAGACCTCGATGAGTTGCTGAAACTGCCCGGTGTTGGGCGCAAAACGGCGAATCTGGTGATAACGGCCGGGTTTGGGCTGCCGGGGATTTGTGTTGATGTGCATGTGCATCGGATCTGCAATCGTTGGGGCTACGTACAGACGCGCACACCAGAAGAGACAGAGATGGCACTGCGGGCGAAGCTGCCACAACGCTATTGGATCCCGATCAATCGGTTACTGGTGACGTTGGGGCAAAATATTTGTCATCCAACGTCACCGCGTTGTAGTATCTGTCCGATCCGTGATCTCTGCCCGCGTATCGGTGTGACTCGTCGTCGGTAA